A single genomic interval of Streptomyces showdoensis harbors:
- a CDS encoding glycosyl hydrolase family 18 protein has protein sequence MSTQAPTRRAGFRHRAAAGLTALVLPLAAMIGLAAPAEAATSATATYTKVSDWGSGFEGKWTVKNTGTTTLSSWTVEWDYPSGTAVTSAWDATVTSSGTHWTAKNISWNGTLAPGATVSFGFNGSGSGAPSGCKINGASCDGSTQPGDNPPSAPGTPVASAITDTSVKLTWAAATDDKGVKNYDVLRDGTKVTTTTALTYTDSGLTAGTDYSYTVVARDSIDQTGPASAATPVRTTGGGGGTPPPNVVKMGYFTNWGVYGRNYHVKNIASSGSASKITHINYAFGNVTGGKCTIGDSYADYDKAYTADQSVDGVADTWDQPLRGNFNQLRKLKKAYPNIKVIWSFGGWTWSGGFGQAVQNPTAFAQSCYDLVEDPRWADVFDGIDLDWEYPNACGLSCDTSGPAAFKNMMQAMRAKFGANALVTAAVTADASTGGKIDATDYAGAAQYMNWFNVMTYDFFGAWAAKGPTAPHSPLTSYAGIPQQGFNSAEAIAKFKAKGVPGNKLLLGIGFYGRGWTGVTQSAPGGTATGPAQGTYEQGIEDYKVLKNSCPSNGTVAGTAYAHCGTNWWSYDTPATVTSKMSWAKNQGLGGAFFWEFSGDTSNGELVGAINSGLN, from the coding sequence TTGAGCACTCAAGCACCGACGCGCAGAGCAGGGTTCAGACACCGGGCTGCCGCCGGTCTGACCGCCCTCGTCCTGCCACTGGCCGCCATGATCGGCCTCGCCGCCCCCGCGGAGGCCGCCACCTCGGCCACCGCCACGTACACCAAGGTCTCCGACTGGGGCTCCGGCTTCGAGGGCAAGTGGACGGTGAAGAACACCGGCACCACCACGCTCTCCTCCTGGACCGTCGAATGGGACTACCCCTCCGGCACCGCGGTCACCTCCGCCTGGGACGCCACCGTCACCAGCTCCGGGACCCACTGGACCGCCAAGAACATCAGCTGGAACGGCACCCTCGCCCCCGGCGCCACCGTCTCCTTCGGCTTCAACGGCAGCGGCTCCGGCGCGCCCAGCGGCTGTAAGATCAACGGCGCTTCCTGCGACGGCTCCACCCAGCCCGGGGACAACCCGCCCTCCGCCCCCGGCACCCCGGTCGCCTCGGCCATCACCGACACCTCGGTGAAGCTCACCTGGGCCGCCGCCACCGACGACAAGGGCGTCAAGAACTACGACGTGCTGCGCGACGGCACGAAGGTCACCACCACGACCGCCCTCACGTACACGGACAGCGGGCTCACCGCCGGCACCGACTACAGCTACACGGTCGTCGCCCGCGACAGCATCGACCAGACCGGCCCGGCGAGCGCCGCGACCCCGGTCCGCACCACGGGCGGCGGAGGCGGCACCCCGCCCCCGAACGTCGTGAAGATGGGCTACTTCACCAACTGGGGCGTCTACGGGCGCAACTACCACGTGAAGAACATCGCCAGCTCCGGCTCCGCGTCGAAGATCACGCACATCAACTACGCCTTCGGCAACGTGACCGGCGGCAAGTGCACGATCGGCGACTCCTACGCGGACTACGACAAGGCCTACACCGCCGACCAGTCCGTCGACGGCGTCGCCGACACCTGGGACCAGCCGCTGCGCGGCAACTTCAACCAGCTGCGCAAGCTGAAGAAGGCCTACCCGAACATCAAGGTCATCTGGTCCTTCGGCGGCTGGACCTGGTCCGGCGGCTTCGGCCAGGCCGTCCAGAACCCGACCGCCTTCGCCCAGTCCTGCTACGACCTGGTCGAGGACCCGCGCTGGGCCGACGTCTTCGACGGCATCGACCTCGACTGGGAGTACCCGAACGCCTGCGGCCTGTCCTGCGACACCAGCGGTCCGGCCGCCTTCAAGAACATGATGCAGGCCATGCGCGCCAAGTTCGGTGCGAACGCCCTGGTCACCGCGGCCGTCACGGCCGACGCCTCCACCGGCGGCAAGATCGACGCCACCGACTACGCGGGCGCCGCGCAGTACATGAACTGGTTCAACGTCATGACGTACGACTTCTTCGGCGCCTGGGCGGCGAAGGGCCCGACGGCCCCGCACTCCCCGCTGACCTCGTACGCCGGCATCCCGCAGCAGGGCTTCAACTCCGCCGAGGCCATCGCCAAGTTCAAGGCCAAGGGCGTCCCCGGCAACAAGCTGCTGCTCGGCATCGGCTTCTACGGCCGCGGCTGGACCGGCGTCACCCAGTCCGCGCCCGGCGGCACCGCCACCGGACCGGCCCAGGGCACCTACGAGCAGGGCATCGAGGACTATAAGGTCCTGAAGAACTCCTGCCCGTCCAACGGGACCGTCGCCGGCACCGCCTACGCCCACTGCGGCACCAACTGGTGGAGCTACGACACCCCGGCCACCGTCACCTCGAAGATGAGCTGGGCCAAGAACCAGGGCCTCGGCGGCGCCTTCTTCTGGGAGTTCAGCGGCGACACCAGCAACGGCGAGCTGGTCGGCGCCATCAACAGCGGGCTGAACTAG
- a CDS encoding 4'-phosphopantetheinyl transferase family protein produces MSASAHLCALLDARERRVYESLTGEPVRAQYLTAHALLRSVLGAALDRDPAGLAFAAGPHGKPYLTDAPVEFSISHSGELVAVALSADAPVGVDVERITELAELPLPVLSERERAVFDRVPGPARAVAFTSYWVRKEAVLKATGEGLRVDPARLTVSAPDRPAELLAWRGRDDVQPHPEVRLYDLDAGEGYRGAVALLGGAHRIVRHDGGGVLHRPRRIVG; encoded by the coding sequence GTGTCCGCGTCCGCTCACCTCTGCGCGCTCCTCGACGCCCGCGAGCGCCGGGTGTACGAGTCGCTGACCGGGGAGCCGGTCCGCGCGCAGTACCTGACCGCGCACGCGCTGCTGCGCTCGGTGCTCGGCGCCGCCCTGGACCGGGATCCGGCGGGGCTCGCCTTCGCCGCGGGCCCGCACGGCAAGCCGTACCTCACGGACGCTCCCGTCGAGTTCTCGATCTCCCACTCGGGCGAGCTGGTGGCGGTGGCGCTGTCCGCCGACGCGCCGGTCGGCGTGGACGTCGAGCGCATCACCGAGCTGGCCGAGCTGCCGCTGCCGGTGCTCTCGGAGCGGGAGCGGGCCGTCTTCGACCGGGTGCCGGGGCCGGCCCGGGCGGTGGCCTTCACCTCGTACTGGGTGCGCAAGGAGGCCGTGCTGAAGGCGACGGGGGAGGGGCTGCGGGTGGATCCCGCCCGGCTCACGGTCTCCGCGCCGGACCGGCCGGCCGAGCTGCTGGCCTGGCGGGGCCGGGACGACGTACAGCCGCACCCTGAGGTGCGGCTGTACGACCTGGATGCCGGGGAGGGGTACCGGGGAGCCGTGGCCCTGCTGGGCGGGGCGCATCGGATCGTCCGGCACGACGGGGGCGGCGTGCTGCACCGCCCCCGCCGGATCGTGGGCTAG
- a CDS encoding ABC transporter ATP-binding protein — protein MPIISTSGLSRTFRTPKGEVHAVRGIDLTVRTGEILGFLGPNGAGKTTTLRMLTTLLPPTGGAATVAGHDLIRDPVGVRRRIGYVAQSGGVDPQETVGSELVLQGRLYGLPRPRARARAEELAEELGLTGLLDRSTAALSGGQRRRLDLALGLTHRPELLFLDEPTTGLDPGSRADLWALVRRLRDEHGTTVVLTTHYLDEADALADRLVVVDQGVVAAEGTPAALKAEHGADTLQDAFLALTGRAPAPADTTPVAV, from the coding sequence ATGCCAATCATCAGCACCTCCGGGCTGTCCCGGACCTTCCGCACGCCCAAGGGCGAGGTCCACGCCGTCCGCGGGATCGACCTCACCGTGCGGACCGGCGAGATCCTGGGCTTCCTCGGCCCCAACGGGGCCGGCAAGACCACCACGCTGCGGATGCTCACCACGCTCCTGCCGCCCACCGGCGGCGCCGCCACCGTCGCCGGCCACGACCTGATCCGCGACCCCGTCGGCGTGCGGCGCCGGATCGGCTACGTCGCCCAGTCCGGCGGCGTCGACCCGCAGGAGACCGTCGGCTCCGAACTCGTGCTCCAGGGCCGCCTCTACGGACTCCCCCGCCCCCGCGCGCGGGCCCGCGCCGAGGAGCTCGCCGAGGAGCTCGGCCTGACCGGGCTCCTCGACCGCTCCACCGCCGCCCTCTCCGGCGGCCAGCGGCGGCGCCTCGACCTCGCCCTCGGCCTCACCCACCGCCCGGAGCTGCTCTTCCTCGACGAGCCGACCACCGGCCTCGACCCGGGCAGCCGCGCCGACCTGTGGGCGCTGGTGCGGCGGCTGCGCGACGAGCACGGCACCACCGTCGTCCTGACCACCCACTACCTCGACGAGGCCGACGCCCTCGCCGACCGGCTCGTGGTCGTCGACCAGGGCGTCGTCGCCGCCGAGGGCACCCCCGCCGCGCTCAAGGCCGAGCACGGCGCGGACACCCTCCAGGACGCCTTCCTCGCCCTCACCGGCCGCGCCCCCGCGCCCGCCGACACCACGCCCGTCGCCGTCTAG
- a CDS encoding F0F1 ATP synthase subunit epsilon, protein MAAELHVELVAADRSVWSGEATLVIARTTSGDIGVMPGHQPLLGVLESGPVTIRTSEGGTVVAAVHGGFLSFADDKLSLLAEIAELSDEIDAQRAERALERAKTESDAAAERRAEVRLRAVSVR, encoded by the coding sequence TTGGCTGCTGAGCTGCACGTCGAGCTGGTCGCAGCGGACCGGAGTGTCTGGTCCGGCGAGGCCACCCTGGTCATCGCGCGTACGACCTCCGGCGACATCGGCGTCATGCCCGGTCACCAGCCGCTGCTGGGTGTGCTGGAGTCGGGCCCCGTGACCATCCGTACGAGTGAGGGCGGCACGGTCGTGGCCGCCGTCCACGGCGGTTTCCTGTCGTTCGCCGATGACAAGCTGTCTCTGCTCGCGGAGATCGCCGAGCTGTCGGACGAGATCGACGCCCAGCGCGCCGAGCGCGCGCTGGAGCGCGCGAAGACGGAGTCGGACGCCGCCGCCGAGCGGCGCGCCGAGGTCCGGCTGCGCGCGGTATCGGTCCGCTAG
- a CDS encoding TetR/AcrR family transcriptional regulator yields MAEGLRERKKRQTKQRISDIATGLFLERGFTAVTVAEIAEAADVSVNTVYNYFPAKEDLFLDRMEGITHRLARMIRGRDPGESAARAVLREIRGHVTAVSPAYGLMDGYDAFMRVIDDAPTLKARLFHLQQEVREATVAALREDAGAPADDPMPLLVGGQIAWIQDTVIAFISAEMTAGRKAGEVSREALDLLDEIEDLLGARVLDYAVRTG; encoded by the coding sequence ATGGCTGAGGGGCTCAGGGAGCGCAAGAAGCGCCAGACGAAACAACGGATCTCGGACATCGCGACCGGGCTCTTCCTGGAGCGCGGCTTCACGGCCGTCACGGTCGCGGAGATCGCGGAGGCCGCGGACGTCTCCGTCAACACCGTGTACAACTACTTCCCGGCCAAGGAGGACCTCTTCCTCGACCGGATGGAGGGCATCACCCACCGGCTGGCCCGGATGATCCGCGGCCGGGACCCGGGCGAGTCCGCGGCCCGGGCCGTGCTGCGCGAGATCCGCGGCCATGTCACCGCCGTCTCGCCCGCGTACGGGCTGATGGACGGCTACGACGCCTTCATGCGCGTGATCGACGACGCGCCCACCCTCAAGGCCCGGCTCTTCCACCTCCAGCAGGAGGTCCGCGAGGCCACCGTCGCCGCGCTCCGGGAGGACGCCGGCGCGCCCGCGGACGACCCGATGCCGCTGCTCGTCGGGGGCCAGATCGCCTGGATCCAGGACACCGTCATCGCCTTCATCAGCGCCGAGATGACCGCGGGACGCAAGGCGGGCGAGGTCTCCCGCGAGGCCCTCGACCTGCTCGACGAGATCGAGGACCTGCTGGGCGCGAGAGTGCTGGACTACGCGGTGCGGACCGGCTGA
- a CDS encoding DUF2550 domain-containing protein has product MFLALLVCGLVVALVVIGLFVFGLRRRLIQRAGGTFDCSLRWNIGEEPDPSGKGWVYGVARYSGDEIAWFRVFSYAPRPRRVLERSAIEVLERRMPEGEEELALLSDSVIQGCLHRGTRLELAMSEDALTGFLAWLEAAPPGQRVNVA; this is encoded by the coding sequence ATGTTCCTCGCTCTGCTCGTGTGCGGCCTGGTCGTCGCACTGGTGGTGATCGGGCTCTTCGTCTTCGGCTTGCGCCGGAGGCTGATCCAGCGGGCCGGCGGCACCTTCGACTGTTCGCTGCGGTGGAACATCGGAGAGGAGCCGGACCCCTCCGGCAAGGGCTGGGTCTACGGCGTCGCCCGCTACAGCGGTGACGAGATCGCCTGGTTCCGCGTCTTCTCGTACGCCCCCCGCCCGCGCAGGGTCCTGGAGCGCTCGGCCATCGAGGTCCTGGAGCGCCGGATGCCCGAGGGCGAGGAGGAGCTGGCGCTGCTCTCCGACTCGGTGATCCAGGGCTGTCTGCACCGCGGCACCCGCCTGGAGCTGGCGATGAGCGAGGACGCGCTCACCGGTTTCCTGGCCTGGCTGGAGGCGGCGCCTCCGGGCCAGAGGGTCAATGTCGCCTGA
- a CDS encoding cob(I)yrinic acid a,c-diamide adenosyltransferase produces the protein MVNLTRIYTRTGDKGTTALGDMSRTAKTDLRISAYADANEANAVIGTAIALGRLDEDVVKVLVRVQNDLFDVGADLSTPVVPDPQYPPLRVEQSYVDKLEADCDLFLERLDKLRSFILPGGTPGAALLHQACTVVRRAERSTWAAIEVHGETMNPLTATYLNRLSDLLFILARTANKEVGDVLWVPGGER, from the coding sequence ATGGTCAACCTGACGCGCATCTACACCCGCACCGGCGACAAGGGCACCACCGCCCTCGGCGACATGAGCCGGACCGCCAAGACGGATCTGCGGATCTCCGCCTACGCCGACGCCAACGAGGCCAACGCCGTCATCGGCACGGCCATCGCGCTCGGCCGGCTCGACGAGGACGTCGTGAAGGTCCTGGTCCGCGTCCAGAACGACCTGTTCGACGTGGGCGCGGACCTGTCGACCCCGGTCGTCCCCGACCCGCAGTACCCGCCGCTGCGCGTCGAGCAGTCGTACGTCGACAAGCTGGAGGCGGACTGCGACCTGTTCCTGGAGCGGCTCGACAAGCTGCGCTCCTTCATCCTGCCCGGCGGCACGCCCGGCGCGGCGCTGCTGCACCAGGCGTGCACGGTGGTCCGGCGGGCGGAGCGCTCCACGTGGGCGGCGATCGAGGTCCACGGGGAGACGATGAACCCGCTGACCGCCACCTACCTCAACCGGCTATCGGACCTGCTCTTCATCCTCGCCCGGACGGCGAACAAGGAGGTCGGGGACGTGCTGTGGGTCCCGGGCGGGGAGCGCTGA
- a CDS encoding ABC transporter permease, with the protein MLVHDTAVLFARYARQTLRSPFQIFFGVLMPLLYLLFFGPLLTGLPLGRAGDSWQVLVPGLLLQLGLFGASFAGFAVIMEKNWGVLDRMRVTPASRLALLLGRVLRDTGLFVFQAVLLVLAALLMGLRAPLAGILIGFAFVALLTFALASLSYTLALKLRSPQEFGPAVNTLAVPSMLLSGLMLPMALAPGWLDVLSHLMPFRYLVDAVRDAYVGRYTGTTMLYGVLVAVGLAALAVTVGTRTFKKAHA; encoded by the coding sequence ATGCTCGTCCACGACACCGCGGTGCTCTTCGCCCGCTACGCCCGGCAGACCCTGCGCTCGCCGTTCCAGATCTTCTTCGGCGTCCTGATGCCGCTGCTCTACCTGCTCTTCTTCGGCCCCCTGCTCACCGGCCTGCCGCTCGGCCGCGCGGGCGACTCCTGGCAGGTCCTGGTCCCCGGACTGCTGCTCCAGCTCGGCCTCTTCGGAGCCTCCTTCGCCGGCTTCGCCGTCATCATGGAGAAGAACTGGGGCGTCCTCGACCGGATGCGCGTCACCCCGGCGAGCCGGCTCGCGCTGCTCCTCGGCCGGGTCCTGCGGGACACCGGCCTCTTCGTCTTCCAGGCCGTGCTGCTCGTGCTCGCCGCCCTGCTCATGGGCCTGCGGGCACCGCTCGCCGGCATCCTGATCGGCTTCGCCTTCGTGGCGCTGCTGACCTTCGCGCTGGCCTCGCTCTCGTACACGCTGGCGCTGAAGCTGCGCAGCCCGCAGGAGTTCGGCCCGGCGGTCAACACGCTCGCCGTCCCGTCGATGCTGCTGTCCGGGCTGATGCTGCCGATGGCGCTCGCCCCCGGCTGGCTCGACGTGCTCTCGCACCTGATGCCCTTCCGCTACCTGGTGGACGCGGTCCGGGACGCCTACGTCGGGCGGTACACGGGCACGACGATGCTGTACGGCGTGCTGGTCGCCGTCGGCCTCGCGGCACTCGCCGTGACGGTGGGCACACGCACCTTCAAGAAGGCCCACGCGTAA
- a CDS encoding response regulator, which yields MTIRIVVAEDQSAVRAGLVLILGSAPDIEVVGEAADGERAVELARELRPDLVLMDVQMPRMDGVTATRLVVAEGLADVLVLTTFDLDEYVFGALRAGASGFLLKNADAKDLIAAVRTVAGGEGLIAPAVTRRLIAEFAAPRRPEPTVDPGIVDRLTPREREVLAALGSGLSNAEIAVRLDMAEATVKTHVSKVLGKLELRSRVQAAVLAQELGIRAGGHDSRGNI from the coding sequence ATGACGATCCGGATCGTGGTCGCCGAGGACCAGAGCGCGGTGCGCGCGGGACTCGTGCTGATCCTGGGCAGTGCGCCGGACATCGAGGTGGTGGGCGAGGCCGCGGACGGCGAGCGGGCGGTGGAGCTGGCCCGCGAACTGCGCCCGGACCTGGTCCTGATGGACGTGCAGATGCCCCGGATGGACGGGGTGACGGCGACCCGGCTGGTGGTGGCCGAGGGGCTGGCGGACGTCCTGGTGCTGACCACCTTCGACCTGGACGAGTACGTGTTCGGGGCGCTGCGGGCCGGGGCCTCGGGCTTCCTGCTGAAGAACGCGGACGCGAAGGACCTGATCGCGGCGGTGCGGACGGTGGCGGGGGGCGAGGGGCTGATCGCACCGGCGGTGACCCGTCGGCTGATCGCCGAGTTCGCGGCCCCGCGCCGCCCCGAGCCCACGGTCGATCCGGGGATCGTGGACCGGCTGACGCCCCGGGAGCGGGAGGTGCTCGCGGCGCTGGGCTCGGGCCTGTCGAACGCCGAGATCGCGGTCCGCCTCGACATGGCGGAGGCCACGGTGAAGACCCACGTCAGCAAGGTGCTGGGGAAGCTGGAGCTGCGCAGCCGGGTCCAAGCGGCGGTGCTGGCGCAGGAGTTGGGAATCCGAGCCGGAGGCCATGACTCGAGGGGAAATATCTGA
- a CDS encoding cysteine desulfurase family protein yields the protein MATIYLDHQATTPMDPAVAEAMHTAATECFANPSSPHAAGIRAFREVERARGTVARFLGAARSEIYFTSGATEGNNLAVKGVVGTGSGAPVRHVVTTAVEHKSVLDTCRSLRAGGHEVTVLPVDAEGRVDPARVAAALRPETALVSVMLANNEVSTIQPVARIAELTRAAGVPLHCDATQGVGTLPVDVRELGVDLLTFSGHKIYGPKGIGVLYVSNALSDEAPLVPLLHGGGQERGLRAGTLNTAAVIGLGRAVELLAAGREREAGRLAALRGRFLAELAGLVPYTLNSGTGVGFLPQAVNLSFEGADAQQLLLEVTAVAVSSGSACNSSAQEPSHVLTAIGLPPERIRGSIRVGFGRFTTEEQAVRAAHALAAGVLAAQPVRTA from the coding sequence ATGGCGACGATCTATCTCGACCACCAGGCGACCACCCCGATGGACCCGGCGGTCGCCGAGGCGATGCACACGGCCGCCACCGAGTGCTTCGCCAACCCGTCCAGCCCGCACGCGGCCGGCATCCGCGCCTTCCGCGAGGTGGAGCGGGCGCGCGGCACCGTCGCCCGGTTCCTCGGGGCCGCGCGCAGCGAGATCTACTTCACCTCGGGCGCCACCGAGGGCAACAACCTCGCCGTCAAGGGCGTCGTCGGCACCGGCTCCGGCGCGCCGGTCCGGCACGTGGTGACGACGGCGGTGGAGCACAAGTCCGTGCTGGACACCTGCCGTTCGCTGCGGGCGGGCGGCCACGAGGTGACCGTGCTGCCGGTGGACGCCGAGGGCCGGGTGGATCCGGCCCGGGTGGCGGCGGCGCTGCGGCCGGAGACCGCGCTGGTGTCGGTGATGCTCGCCAACAACGAGGTCTCCACGATCCAGCCGGTCGCCCGGATCGCCGAGCTGACCCGGGCGGCCGGAGTGCCGCTGCACTGCGACGCCACCCAGGGCGTGGGCACCCTCCCGGTGGACGTGCGGGAGCTGGGCGTGGACCTGCTGACCTTCTCGGGGCACAAGATCTACGGCCCGAAGGGCATCGGCGTCCTGTACGTCTCCAACGCGCTGTCGGACGAGGCGCCGCTGGTGCCGCTGCTGCACGGCGGCGGCCAGGAGCGCGGGCTGCGGGCCGGCACGCTCAACACGGCCGCGGTGATCGGCCTCGGCAGGGCAGTGGAACTCCTCGCGGCGGGACGCGAGCGGGAGGCGGGCCGGCTGGCGGCGCTGCGCGGGCGGTTCCTCGCGGAGCTGGCCGGGCTCGTGCCGTACACGCTCAACAGCGGTACGGGCGTGGGGTTCCTGCCGCAGGCGGTGAACCTGTCGTTCGAGGGGGCGGACGCGCAGCAGCTGCTCCTGGAGGTCACCGCGGTCGCCGTGTCCTCGGGTTCGGCGTGCAACAGCTCGGCGCAGGAGCCCTCCCACGTGCTGACCGCGATCGGGCTGCCGCCGGAGCGGATCCGGGGCAGCATCCGGGTGGGCTTCGGCCGCTTCACCACCGAGGAGCAGGCGGTCCGGGCGGCCCACGCGCTGGCGGCGGGGGTCCTGGCCGCTCAGCCGGTCCGCACCGCGTAG
- a CDS encoding sensor histidine kinase produces MPLPRLPRPHRDDVFIGACGLACGLLLWSFGLYNKVDNVFPQSWATLIPLVVMAAMEALRRTAPRTALTVGTLAIVGDQFTNGNLVTVLMFTDVVYAAVVYGTPTSAKRIPYTTGLITVALTIVLLVWWQNAIALLVGVVSGMVSFLPAVTGAIVRNHREAADSARLRAEQTALLAEMDRAQAVVAERARMARELHDMVANHLSAIAIHSTAALSIDDAGTTRQALGVIRENSVAGLAEMRRLIGLLRDSAEDTGPAAVPRLSGLDALVAQARTNGAPSGLAFRLDDTREETGEQLPAPVELAAYRIVQESLTNALKHAVAGTVTVTLARDARALTIRVTSPFGDRPGPRAPGSGAGLVGMRERVALLGGEFEAGPVPDADGTKIWRVRAELPAEERTVET; encoded by the coding sequence GTGCCCCTCCCCCGCCTCCCCCGTCCGCACCGCGACGACGTCTTCATCGGCGCCTGCGGTCTCGCCTGCGGCCTGCTGCTGTGGTCGTTCGGGCTCTACAACAAGGTCGACAACGTCTTCCCGCAGTCCTGGGCGACGCTCATCCCGCTCGTGGTCATGGCCGCCATGGAGGCGCTGCGCCGGACCGCGCCCCGGACCGCGCTGACCGTCGGCACCCTCGCGATCGTCGGCGACCAGTTCACCAACGGCAACCTCGTCACCGTGCTCATGTTCACGGACGTGGTCTATGCCGCCGTGGTCTACGGGACGCCCACCTCGGCCAAGCGGATCCCGTACACGACGGGGCTGATCACCGTCGCGCTGACGATCGTCCTGCTCGTGTGGTGGCAGAACGCGATCGCCCTGCTGGTCGGGGTGGTCAGCGGCATGGTGTCGTTCCTGCCCGCGGTCACCGGCGCCATCGTGCGCAACCACCGGGAGGCGGCCGACTCGGCGCGGCTGCGCGCCGAACAGACCGCGCTGCTGGCCGAGATGGACCGGGCCCAGGCGGTCGTCGCCGAGCGCGCCCGGATGGCCCGGGAGCTGCACGACATGGTCGCCAACCACCTCTCGGCGATCGCGATCCACTCCACCGCCGCGCTCTCGATCGACGACGCGGGCACCACCCGGCAGGCGCTGGGCGTGATCCGGGAGAACAGCGTCGCGGGGCTCGCCGAGATGCGGCGGCTGATCGGCCTGCTCCGGGACAGCGCCGAGGACACCGGGCCGGCGGCCGTGCCCCGGCTCTCCGGCCTGGACGCGCTGGTGGCCCAGGCCCGGACGAACGGCGCGCCCAGCGGGCTGGCGTTCCGGCTCGACGACACCCGCGAGGAGACCGGGGAGCAGCTGCCGGCGCCGGTCGAGCTGGCCGCGTACCGGATCGTGCAGGAGTCGCTGACCAACGCCCTCAAGCACGCGGTGGCCGGGACGGTCACGGTCACCCTGGCCCGCGACGCGCGGGCCCTGACGATACGGGTGACCAGCCCGTTCGGGGACCGGCCCGGGCCCCGCGCCCCCGGGTCGGGGGCCGGCCTGGTCGGGATGCGGGAGCGGGTGGCGCTGCTCGGCGGGGAGTTCGAGGCGGGCCCCGTGCCGGACGCGGACGGGACGAAGATCTGGCGGGTGCGGGCCGAGCTGCCCGCCGAGGAGAGGACGGTGGAGACATGA
- the atpD gene encoding F0F1 ATP synthase subunit beta, which produces MTTTVETAAATGRVARVIGPVVDVEFPVDAMPEIYNALHVEVSDPAEDGAKKTLTLEVAQHLGDGIVRTISMQPTDGLVRQAPVVDTGDGITVPVGDVTKGRVFNTLGQILNEPEAESEVSERWSIHRKAPAFADLESKTEMFETGLKVVDLLTPYVKGGKIGLFGGAGVGKTVLIQEMIMRVAKLHEGVSVFAGVGERTREGNDLIAEMEESGVLDKTALVFGQMDEPPGTRLRVALAGLTMAEYFRDVQKQDVLFFIDNIFRFTQAGSEVSTLLGRMPSAVGYQPNLADEMGLLQERITSTRGHSITSMQAIYVPADDLTDPAPATTFAHLDATTVLSRPISEKGIYPAVDPLDSTSRILDPRYIAQDHYDAATRVKGILQKYKDLQDIIAILGIDELSEEDKLVVHRARRVERFLSQNTHAAKQFTGVDGSDVPLDESIAAFNAICDGEFDHFPEQAFFMCGGLEDLKKNAKELGVS; this is translated from the coding sequence ATGACGACCACTGTTGAGACGGCCGCCGCCACGGGCCGCGTCGCCCGGGTCATCGGCCCGGTCGTCGACGTGGAGTTCCCCGTCGACGCGATGCCGGAGATCTACAACGCCCTTCACGTCGAGGTCTCCGACCCGGCCGAGGACGGCGCCAAGAAGACGCTGACGCTCGAGGTCGCGCAGCACCTCGGTGACGGCATCGTCCGTACCATCTCGATGCAGCCCACCGACGGTCTGGTCCGCCAGGCCCCCGTGGTCGACACCGGCGACGGCATCACGGTGCCCGTCGGCGACGTCACCAAGGGTCGCGTGTTCAACACGCTGGGCCAGATCCTGAACGAGCCCGAGGCCGAGTCGGAGGTCAGCGAGCGCTGGTCCATCCACCGCAAGGCCCCGGCGTTCGCGGACCTCGAGTCGAAGACCGAGATGTTCGAGACCGGCCTGAAGGTCGTCGACCTTCTCACCCCGTACGTCAAGGGTGGAAAGATCGGTCTGTTCGGTGGCGCCGGTGTCGGCAAGACCGTTCTGATCCAGGAAATGATCATGCGTGTGGCCAAGCTGCACGAGGGCGTTTCCGTCTTCGCCGGCGTCGGCGAGCGCACCCGTGAGGGCAACGACCTCATCGCGGAAATGGAAGAGTCCGGCGTTCTGGACAAGACCGCGCTGGTCTTCGGCCAGATGGACGAGCCCCCGGGCACCCGTCTCCGCGTCGCCCTCGCCGGTCTGACCATGGCGGAGTACTTCCGCGATGTGCAGAAGCAGGACGTGCTGTTCTTCATCGACAACATCTTCCGCTTCACCCAGGCCGGTTCCGAGGTGTCGACCCTGCTCGGCCGTATGCCCTCCGCGGTGGGTTACCAGCCGAACCTGGCCGACGAGATGGGTCTCCTCCAGGAGCGCATCACCTCGACCCGTGGTCACTCGATCACCTCGATGCAGGCGATCTACGTCCCCGCCGACGACCTCACGGACCCGGCGCCGGCGACCACCTTCGCCCACCTCGACGCGACGACGGTTCTCTCCCGTCCGATCTCCGAGAAGGGCATCTACCCGGCCGTGGACCCGCTGGACTCCACGTCCCGGATCCTGGACCCGCGCTACATCGCGCAGGACCACTACGACGCCGCCACGCGCGTCAAGGGAATCCTGCAGAAGTACAAGGACCTCCAGGACATCATCGCGATCCTCGGTATCGACGAGCTGAGCGAGGAGGACAAGCTCGTTGTCCACCGCGCCCGCCGTGTCGAGCGCTTCCTGTCCCAGAACACCCACGCGGCGAAGCAGTTCACCGGCGTGGACGGTTCGGACGTTCCGCTCGACGAGTCGATCGCCGCGTTCAACGCGATCTGCGACGGTGAGTTCGACCACTTCCCGGAGCAGGCCTTCTTCATGTGTGGTGGTCTCGAGGACCTCAAGAAGAACGCCAAGGAGCTCGGCGTCTCCTGA